One part of the Methanomassiliicoccales archaeon genome encodes these proteins:
- a CDS encoding phosphoglycolate phosphatase, with protein sequence MGAVELNVEGGIISIKGIVVDVDGTLTDSRRRIQIHGIEALRRVQEKGLTVMIASGNVLPVAYGLALFIGIEGPVIAENGGIISFREKVYKINSIEQPLRAYEYLKGKVPVERLFTDKWRETEVALKRSANLEEVRNVLKDWNVTIEATGFAIHIMEPGHSKMNGVRKAAEIIGIDTQEIAAFGDSDNDVSMIENCGIGIAVSNASEAAKRAADYVCRQPHADGVIEGLQWLGVL encoded by the coding sequence TTGGGTGCTGTTGAACTCAATGTGGAGGGAGGCATTATCTCTATCAAAGGGATAGTCGTCGATGTGGACGGTACATTGACTGATTCAAGGAGGAGAATTCAAATCCATGGGATAGAAGCCTTGCGCCGTGTGCAGGAAAAAGGTCTGACAGTGATGATCGCGAGCGGCAACGTTTTGCCAGTGGCATACGGCCTGGCGCTCTTTATCGGTATTGAGGGACCGGTCATTGCTGAGAACGGTGGGATTATTTCATTCCGGGAAAAAGTATACAAGATCAATTCAATTGAGCAACCTTTGAGGGCTTATGAATATTTGAAAGGCAAAGTTCCAGTCGAACGCCTTTTTACGGATAAATGGAGGGAAACAGAGGTTGCCTTGAAAAGATCTGCGAACCTCGAAGAGGTGAGGAACGTACTGAAGGATTGGAATGTGACAATCGAAGCCACGGGATTTGCTATTCATATAATGGAACCTGGACATAGTAAGATGAATGGTGTTCGAAAGGCTGCAGAAATAATTGGAATCGATACACAGGAGATCGCCGCATTCGGCGATTCTGATAATGATGTATCAATGATCGAGAACTGCGGTATTGGAATCGCCGTCTCGAATGCTTCTGAAGCGGCCAAACGTGCTGCTGATTATGTGTGCAGGCAGCCGCACGCAGATGGTGTTATAGAGGGTCTTCAGTGGTTAGGGGTTTTGTAA
- a CDS encoding tetratricopeptide repeat protein, with protein sequence MSVINRAYITVISCLASAYTQRTCIEVIKKISNIIMPAVLIENERNCRKMFIFMSRLTPDGASMDEAEKLARQGFQLLSEGDYAQALSKFEKAIKLDPRNAEAYFGKAEAGLCVSKMSVEEILESYKKAIELDPQNAYFHASMGSFCLDVGKLNEAESAYNKAAEIDPDNAPYYYSEFAVEYYRKAPEVYEKFMDDKTMEIILKKALKYLLKSINLDEEKAKKLLA encoded by the coding sequence ATGTCTGTTATTAACAGAGCGTATATAACGGTTATCTCATGCCTCGCAAGTGCCTATACACAAAGAACATGCATAGAGGTTATCAAGAAAATAAGTAATATCATTATGCCCGCGGTGCTCATCGAAAACGAAAGAAATTGTAGGAAAATGTTTATCTTTATGTCGAGGCTTACTCCGGATGGTGCATCCATGGACGAAGCTGAAAAACTCGCAAGACAAGGTTTCCAATTGCTCAGTGAGGGCGATTACGCACAGGCGCTGTCGAAATTTGAAAAAGCCATTAAGCTTGATCCAAGAAATGCCGAAGCCTATTTTGGCAAAGCTGAAGCAGGACTGTGTGTTTCCAAAATGAGCGTAGAGGAAATACTCGAGTCCTACAAGAAGGCGATCGAACTCGACCCGCAGAATGCCTACTTTCATGCCTCAATGGGCTCATTCTGTCTCGATGTCGGAAAGTTGAACGAGGCTGAGTCGGCATACAATAAGGCAGCGGAAATCGATCCTGACAACGCACCATACTATTACTCCGAATTTGCAGTTGAATACTATCGAAAAGCGCCAGAAGTTTATGAGAAATTTATGGATGACAAGACGATGGAGATCATTCTAAAAAAAGCGCTGAAATACCTCCTAAAATCAATCAACCTTGACGAGGAAAAAGCAAAGAAGCTATTAGCCTGA
- a CDS encoding aspartyl/glutamyl-tRNA amidotransferase subunit C, which produces MDKQQVNEIARIARLILSKEEIEEFSSDLEDILNYFSVLDEAPTRDDFMLNPVLIENIMRDDEQYQVIDPEVLRRSMRVFEGYVRGPRLS; this is translated from the coding sequence ATGGATAAACAGCAGGTTAATGAGATCGCTAGGATTGCGAGACTCATACTGAGCAAAGAGGAAATCGAAGAATTCTCGTCCGACCTAGAGGATATTCTCAATTATTTTTCCGTCCTGGATGAGGCGCCAACCCGAGACGATTTCATGCTAAACCCCGTTTTGATAGAGAATATCATGCGGGATGATGAACAATATCAGGTAATCGATCCAGAGGTTTTGAGACGATCGATGAGGGTCTTCGAGGGATATGTGAGGGGGCCTCGATTGTCTTGA
- a CDS encoding amidase family protein — MIDGLSVEYLIHLNEKYRIFSQLINEEEFLRIKGRCHFHFSAKDNLCTTDFQSRAGSRILDGYKPPFDATAVRKLRESGGLLIGKTNMDEFGFGTFCTNSAYGVPRNPFDTERSCGGSSGGAAAAVALLDGHVALAVSTGGSISCPASFCGVIGMTPTYGRVSRHGLIDYSNSLDKIGLMCRSASDVRKYLPIISGIDPLDPTSCAQPPLDLSSSEIRKICIPREAMQGISDEVEVAFRKAIEVIEDGLNIVVEEVNMPSLRFALPAYYVLATSEASTNLARYSGMRFGIVKEDVSTHFNTFFSEVRSVFFGKEAKRRILLGTYCRRIGFRDRYYLKALSVRQIVKEEYLRVFQDFDLVVMPTMPFIAPRFSDIQKMKPLDMYKADFLTVPPNLVGLPHISLPCGYYHGMPIGFQLVAPHWEENRLLHFAERWESVFQYQFPEVKL; from the coding sequence TTGATCGACGGATTAAGTGTCGAGTATCTAATTCATTTAAACGAGAAATATAGAATCTTCTCTCAACTGATCAACGAAGAAGAATTTTTGAGGATCAAGGGGCGGTGCCATTTTCATTTCTCTGCTAAGGACAATCTCTGCACAACCGATTTCCAATCACGAGCGGGCTCACGGATTCTCGACGGGTATAAACCCCCATTCGATGCTACGGCTGTTCGGAAACTTAGAGAATCTGGCGGGCTGCTCATCGGCAAAACGAATATGGATGAATTCGGATTCGGCACATTCTGTACAAACTCTGCTTATGGGGTGCCGAGAAATCCCTTCGATACTGAAAGAAGCTGCGGGGGATCAAGCGGAGGTGCCGCGGCTGCAGTCGCATTGCTCGACGGCCATGTCGCACTCGCTGTATCAACAGGCGGCTCGATTTCATGCCCCGCCTCATTCTGCGGTGTAATCGGAATGACACCAACTTACGGGCGGGTTTCGCGTCATGGTCTTATCGACTACAGTAATTCGCTGGACAAGATCGGATTGATGTGTCGTTCAGCGTCTGATGTTCGAAAATATCTTCCCATAATCTCCGGAATAGATCCTTTAGATCCTACCTCTTGTGCTCAGCCGCCATTGGATTTATCCTCATCAGAGATCAGGAAAATTTGCATTCCGAGGGAAGCGATGCAAGGTATCAGTGATGAAGTAGAAGTCGCTTTCAGGAAAGCCATCGAAGTCATAGAGGATGGTTTGAACATTGTGGTCGAAGAGGTAAACATGCCCTCTCTTAGGTTTGCTCTGCCAGCGTACTATGTCCTTGCCACATCCGAAGCATCGACGAATCTCGCCAGATATTCTGGAATGAGATTTGGGATTGTAAAGGAGGACGTGAGCACGCATTTCAACACTTTCTTTTCAGAGGTCCGGTCAGTGTTCTTCGGTAAAGAGGCTAAGAGAAGGATTTTACTTGGAACTTACTGCCGAAGAATTGGCTTCAGAGATCGGTATTACTTGAAAGCGCTCTCAGTCAGACAGATTGTGAAGGAAGAGTATCTCAGAGTATTTCAGGATTTTGACCTCGTCGTCATGCCAACGATGCCTTTTATCGCCCCTCGATTCAGCGACATTCAGAAGATGAAGCCTTTGGATATGTACAAAGCCGATTTTCTCACGGTTCCACCAAACCTTGTCGGGTTGCCACACATTTCACTTCCATGCGGATATTATCATGGGATGCCCATCGGATTTCAACTTGTTGCACCGCACTGGGAAGAAAATCGTCTCCTGCACTTTGCGGAGCGCTGGGAAAGTGTTTTCCAATATCAATTTCCAGAGGTGAAGCTTTGA
- the gatB gene encoding Asp-tRNA(Asn)/Glu-tRNA(Gln) amidotransferase subunit GatB: protein MKIGLEIHLQLPTTSKLFCSCPTSASEPNEAICPTCLGFPGSRPRLNRKALEMGLMIAKRLRCQVPEITWFSRKTYFYPDLPKNFQITQYESPIGYNGEFLFDGKSIRILRVHLEEDPGKIKRVGKPGEEVSLIDYNRSGIPLVEIVTAPDLSTPREARDFTSALLTELRHLVGISDKDEQTVRVDANISIAEERVEVKNILGLRNLEKALEFEFIRQSKMLKAGKKISRETRRYDEERKVTLPAREKEFEEDYGYILEPDLGVYNAKEIAESIAIPETPLMRVERLSREYGIGLAEAKKIVFTSYAFADLFEDISSKFPTNKVPMWILDQLAANWSALEKRMTEDLRTSLLKTIGSILSGSISESEGRKMLVSIIKGEEFVGTSQEIDTRELNELICSILNEHPEIVSDYKTNKRAANFVIGQVMKALKGRCSSDEVARLVKNELERRICR, encoded by the coding sequence TTGAAAATCGGATTGGAAATTCATCTTCAACTCCCAACGACTTCGAAACTATTTTGCTCCTGTCCCACGTCTGCTTCTGAACCTAACGAAGCGATTTGTCCAACATGTCTAGGATTTCCTGGCTCTAGACCACGGCTTAACAGGAAAGCGCTAGAGATGGGACTCATGATCGCCAAGAGGCTCAGATGTCAGGTTCCTGAGATCACTTGGTTTTCAAGAAAAACATATTTTTACCCGGATCTTCCAAAAAATTTTCAGATCACTCAATATGAATCACCAATCGGCTACAATGGAGAATTCCTTTTCGATGGCAAATCTATTCGTATTTTGAGGGTCCATCTCGAGGAAGATCCAGGAAAGATCAAGAGGGTAGGGAAACCTGGTGAGGAAGTTTCCCTGATTGATTACAACCGCAGTGGAATACCGCTTGTTGAAATTGTTACTGCTCCGGACCTTTCCACACCAAGAGAAGCAAGAGATTTCACCTCTGCCCTCCTGACAGAACTACGGCATCTCGTGGGCATCTCGGACAAGGATGAGCAAACGGTCAGGGTCGATGCGAACATTTCGATTGCTGAGGAGAGGGTCGAGGTGAAGAACATTCTTGGACTGAGAAATCTGGAAAAAGCACTTGAGTTTGAATTTATCCGACAGTCAAAGATGCTGAAGGCAGGGAAGAAGATTTCCAGAGAGACGAGGCGTTACGATGAAGAACGGAAAGTAACGCTCCCAGCAAGAGAAAAGGAATTCGAGGAAGATTATGGATACATTCTTGAGCCTGACCTTGGGGTGTATAATGCTAAGGAGATAGCTGAATCAATAGCAATTCCAGAGACGCCGCTCATGCGGGTTGAACGGCTATCAAGGGAATATGGTATTGGCCTGGCCGAAGCAAAAAAGATTGTCTTCACCTCTTACGCATTTGCCGATCTTTTTGAAGACATTTCGTCGAAATTTCCGACAAACAAGGTTCCGATGTGGATTCTCGATCAACTCGCTGCAAATTGGTCGGCACTTGAAAAAAGGATGACTGAGGATCTGCGTACCTCGCTTTTGAAGACCATCGGATCGATCCTCAGCGGATCGATATCTGAAAGCGAAGGAAGGAAAATGCTTGTTTCCATAATCAAAGGGGAAGAGTTCGTTGGAACCTCACAGGAGATCGACACCAGAGAATTGAATGAGCTCATTTGTTCTATTCTCAATGAACATCCTGAAATTGTCTCTGATTACAAGACAAACAAACGAGCAGCGAACTTCGTCATCGGTCAGGTGATGAAAGCTCTTAAAGGTCGATGTTCCTCCGATGAAGTCGCCAGATTAGTCAAGAACGAACTCGAAAGAAGAATCTGTCGATGA
- the aspS gene encoding aspartate--tRNA ligase: MIRTHNCGAIRPEDIGKRVKLAGWVRFSRDHGGIKFIDLADSYGVTQIVLDPEAMPSDVDVKKLSMEIDSLSRESVIAVTGIVRERVRGTEDPRNPTGMVEILIEELTVLNRSKSIPFEIADQKKSFLPNEDLRLKFRYLDLRRAEMIGNLRFRHRVVSAARQFFDSEGFIEVETPILTRSTPEGARDFIVPSRTMPGRFYALPQSPQLYKQMLMIGSVDKYYQIARCFRDEDSRADRQPEFTQIDLEMSFVEEKDVQDVVERLLAHIWKSIYGLQLEIPFPRVKYKDAIEKFGTDAPDIRFGLEISDVTEIVSGSSYDVFNKIIRKGGIVLGINVRSSLVSSSPAETTQIGRKEVDRLIEWAKQEGIGGLTWMRVTPEGLSSNIVKYFPVEIRKELTRAMDAGVGDLLLFVAGHKMQARKYAGSLRLKLARDLGLLDGKSHQFLWVVDCPLFIRDPLTGSLEPFHHPFVMPVDGHIEENSDVDELKGLSYDIVLDGCEIGSGSIRVHDPELQKKIFRLLGMTDDEIERKFGFFLEALSYGAPPHGGIALGLDRLVSILVGAETIREVIAFPKNKRFQSPLDDSPAPIEESKLAELELLSLSSEEETKKEAHQ, encoded by the coding sequence ATGATCCGGACACACAACTGCGGTGCAATTCGACCAGAAGACATTGGAAAGCGCGTCAAATTAGCAGGTTGGGTGAGATTTTCACGGGATCATGGTGGCATCAAATTCATTGATCTGGCCGATTCATATGGTGTCACTCAAATAGTGCTCGACCCTGAAGCAATGCCTTCTGATGTTGATGTCAAAAAGCTTTCAATGGAGATCGATTCACTGAGCAGAGAATCCGTCATTGCTGTGACCGGCATTGTGAGGGAGAGAGTCCGAGGAACCGAGGACCCCCGAAATCCAACCGGGATGGTCGAAATCCTCATAGAAGAGCTCACTGTTCTCAACAGATCGAAGTCCATTCCATTCGAAATAGCAGACCAGAAAAAATCATTCCTTCCGAATGAAGACTTACGATTGAAATTCAGATATCTCGATCTCAGAAGAGCAGAAATGATTGGGAACCTCAGATTCAGGCACCGAGTAGTTTCCGCCGCACGTCAGTTTTTCGATTCAGAGGGATTTATCGAAGTCGAAACACCCATTCTCACGCGAAGCACACCAGAAGGGGCCAGGGACTTTATCGTGCCGTCAAGAACAATGCCAGGGAGGTTCTATGCACTACCACAAAGTCCCCAGCTCTACAAACAAATGCTAATGATCGGTAGCGTCGATAAGTATTACCAGATAGCGAGGTGTTTCCGCGACGAAGATTCGCGTGCTGATCGACAGCCCGAATTTACCCAGATCGATCTTGAGATGTCCTTTGTAGAGGAAAAAGATGTGCAAGATGTCGTAGAGAGGTTGCTTGCACATATATGGAAGTCGATCTACGGATTACAACTGGAAATCCCTTTTCCTAGAGTGAAATACAAAGACGCGATTGAGAAATTTGGGACTGATGCGCCTGATATTAGATTCGGACTCGAGATTTCTGATGTTACTGAGATTGTTTCTGGATCCTCTTATGATGTCTTTAATAAAATCATCCGAAAGGGTGGAATTGTTTTGGGCATCAACGTTCGATCGTCTCTTGTATCATCTTCACCAGCAGAAACCACTCAGATCGGGAGAAAGGAAGTCGATAGACTCATCGAGTGGGCCAAGCAGGAGGGCATAGGTGGCTTGACTTGGATGAGAGTCACGCCCGAGGGGCTGAGCTCTAACATCGTCAAATATTTCCCGGTCGAGATCCGAAAAGAATTGACCCGGGCAATGGATGCTGGCGTGGGAGACCTCCTTCTATTTGTTGCAGGTCATAAAATGCAAGCAAGGAAATACGCAGGCTCATTGAGATTGAAACTCGCAAGAGATCTGGGACTTTTAGATGGTAAGAGCCATCAATTTTTATGGGTTGTCGATTGTCCATTGTTCATCAGAGATCCTCTTACGGGAAGTCTAGAGCCCTTCCACCATCCGTTTGTTATGCCAGTTGATGGACATATCGAAGAGAACAGCGATGTTGATGAGCTAAAAGGGCTTTCATATGACATCGTACTCGATGGATGTGAAATTGGAAGCGGTTCAATCAGAGTTCATGATCCAGAATTGCAGAAGAAGATTTTCAGATTACTGGGAATGACCGACGATGAAATTGAAAGGAAATTCGGGTTTTTCCTTGAAGCGCTGAGCTACGGAGCTCCACCTCATGGAGGAATTGCACTCGGCCTCGATAGACTCGTTTCAATTTTGGTCGGTGCTGAGACCATCAGAGAGGTCATCGCCTTTCCGAAAAACAAACGATTCCAGTCACCACTCGACGACTCACCAGCTCCGATCGAAGAATCAAAACTCGCCGAACTGGAACTACTTTCGCTTTCCTCGGAAGAAGAAACGAAAAAAGAAGCCCATCAATGA
- a CDS encoding Lrp/AsnC family transcriptional regulator — MAEINLDELDRKIIEQLCRSSQGSYRQIAKRLGIHPTTLIQRVKNLEEQGIIKGYRANVDYLKLGYEFMAIVHVYVEGDLLEVQRRIKDIKNVVAVFDVTGECDSIAWIACKDREEFSGVIKRMLQMPGVKKTNTYVVLNVIKDPYQFLPDFEDKEISQSE, encoded by the coding sequence TTGGCCGAAATAAACCTTGACGAACTAGATAGGAAGATCATCGAACAACTCTGTCGATCTAGCCAGGGGTCCTATCGTCAGATCGCAAAGCGCTTGGGCATCCATCCCACAACTCTGATTCAAAGAGTGAAAAATCTTGAAGAACAGGGCATTATCAAGGGATATAGAGCAAATGTCGATTATCTTAAACTTGGATACGAATTCATGGCGATCGTCCATGTATATGTGGAGGGGGACCTCCTAGAGGTCCAACGCAGGATTAAAGATATTAAGAATGTAGTCGCAGTGTTTGATGTAACTGGTGAATGTGACTCAATTGCTTGGATCGCCTGTAAAGATCGTGAGGAGTTCAGCGGGGTGATCAAGCGTATGTTGCAGATGCCAGGTGTCAAGAAGACAAATACTTACGTCGTTCTCAATGTGATCAAGGATCCTTATCAATTCTTGCCTGATTTTGAAGACAAGGAAATTTCTCAGTCAGAGTGA
- a CDS encoding alanine--tRNA ligase-related protein translates to MTHRLYEADPYMKSFNAIVKEIDGDWILLDRTAFFPGGGGQECDHGNIGGLRVIEVKAQGGYIYHKVPGHRFEIGQEVYGEIDWDRRYELMKGHTGEHILFSSILRESPDIELVKIHISPSKKSLVVRGHVDWSVIARALKTANEVVCMGLNVTENWLERNEVAASNIRAKLEKITENNVRVVKIGEFDQAACAGIHVRNTAEVNMIFVTKISSAKPAGDFEVSFEIGKNAMMTSISLGTIALHVSEVIGAQPEHLVSAVRNVKNSVSVLKDSLKKYARERLRSLVPEMHGSFKIYSGLFEAIDRKTLIDEANRLIQEEKTVCIFVSHEEKALVLLAVNKNIDIDCPGLLNKCLSRFGGRGGGQKHFASGGLEASIDTSQVLRSVLDAVKIALGQ, encoded by the coding sequence ATGACTCACCGATTGTATGAAGCTGATCCATACATGAAAAGTTTCAATGCAATTGTCAAAGAAATCGATGGCGACTGGATTCTGCTTGACCGAACTGCATTTTTCCCTGGTGGCGGAGGACAGGAGTGTGATCACGGAAACATTGGGGGACTGCGAGTTATTGAAGTCAAGGCTCAAGGAGGTTACATATATCACAAGGTCCCCGGTCATAGATTCGAAATCGGTCAGGAGGTCTATGGCGAAATTGACTGGGATCGTCGCTATGAGCTAATGAAAGGACATACAGGAGAACACATACTTTTTTCATCGATACTGCGAGAATCTCCTGATATCGAACTCGTCAAAATCCATATCTCGCCATCAAAAAAAAGTCTAGTGGTAAGGGGACACGTCGATTGGTCAGTAATTGCAAGGGCCCTTAAGACGGCTAATGAAGTCGTTTGTATGGGCTTGAATGTGACAGAAAATTGGCTTGAAAGAAACGAGGTCGCTGCGTCCAATATTCGGGCAAAGCTCGAGAAAATAACGGAGAATAATGTGAGAGTCGTCAAAATAGGCGAGTTTGATCAAGCAGCATGCGCTGGTATTCACGTAAGGAACACAGCAGAGGTAAACATGATATTTGTGACGAAAATCTCTTCTGCAAAACCTGCTGGTGATTTTGAAGTTTCATTTGAAATCGGCAAAAACGCAATGATGACATCAATCTCCCTCGGCACGATTGCATTGCATGTTTCTGAAGTGATTGGGGCGCAACCCGAGCATCTCGTTAGCGCTGTAAGAAATGTTAAGAACTCCGTTTCGGTCTTGAAAGATTCGCTAAAAAAATATGCACGCGAAAGATTGAGGTCTCTTGTTCCTGAAATGCATGGATCTTTTAAAATCTATTCAGGCTTATTTGAAGCAATTGATAGGAAAACGCTCATCGACGAGGCAAACCGTTTAATCCAGGAGGAGAAAACGGTTTGTATTTTTGTGTCGCATGAAGAGAAAGCATTGGTTCTTCTGGCTGTAAACAAAAACATCGATATTGATTGCCCTGGACTCCTGAACAAGTGTTTATCAAGGTTCGGAGGTAGGGGAGGAGGTCAGAAGCACTTTGCCTCTGGTGGATTGGAGGCTTCGATTGATACGAGTCAAGTTCTCAGGAGCGTACTCGACGCGGTCAAAATTGCCTTGGGCCAATAA
- the glnA gene encoding type I glutamate--ammonia ligase, with amino-acid sequence MTQTISEPELKDSVLKTVRQEEVRFVEMQFSDILGTVKSVSIPVERLEKAIDEGVFIDGSSILGYATIEESDMRAVPILDSFLIYPWTMGSWMKTARFMCKIFDHNGNRFKGDPRYVLERMMERAKEKGYVFNVGPEFEFFLFKIDENHNPRLVPNDVGGYFDLMPLDKGEVVRKDIMMNFDMMKFNMEASHHEVAPGQHEVDLRYDDALTIADRMITLKFGIKTIALRHGLHATFMPKPLYGVNGSGMHVHQSLATIDGKNAFDDPSGRYGLSEIALKYIGGLLKHARETCAILASYVNSYKRLVPGYEAPCYISWANRNRSALIRVPAGRGTKTRIELRNPDPAGNPYLQFAVMLAAGLDGIEKGIEPPEPVERDIYHMSKEERERHNIESLPESLGEALSLMRMSKLVKETLGDHIFNHYLHIKGKEWDEYRTRVTDWEIERFLRVL; translated from the coding sequence ATGACTCAGACAATTAGTGAGCCGGAACTTAAAGATAGTGTGCTGAAGACGGTTAGACAGGAAGAGGTCAGATTTGTTGAGATGCAGTTTTCAGACATTCTTGGGACTGTCAAAAGTGTTTCTATCCCTGTGGAAAGACTCGAAAAGGCCATTGACGAGGGAGTTTTCATCGATGGATCGTCAATTCTTGGTTATGCGACGATTGAAGAATCTGATATGAGAGCTGTTCCGATACTCGACTCCTTCCTCATCTATCCCTGGACAATGGGGAGCTGGATGAAAACTGCACGATTCATGTGCAAAATTTTCGATCACAACGGGAACAGATTCAAAGGCGACCCGAGGTATGTGCTCGAACGGATGATGGAACGGGCGAAGGAAAAGGGATACGTGTTCAATGTTGGCCCTGAGTTTGAATTCTTTCTCTTCAAGATTGATGAGAACCACAATCCTCGATTAGTTCCTAATGATGTGGGTGGGTATTTTGACCTCATGCCACTCGATAAAGGCGAGGTTGTCCGCAAAGATATTATGATGAATTTCGACATGATGAAGTTCAACATGGAAGCGTCGCATCACGAAGTTGCGCCAGGCCAGCATGAGGTCGATTTGCGATATGACGACGCTCTGACGATCGCTGACCGCATGATTACTTTGAAATTCGGGATCAAGACAATCGCCTTGAGACACGGGCTCCACGCGACATTCATGCCTAAACCTCTTTACGGTGTAAACGGCTCTGGGATGCACGTCCATCAATCGCTGGCAACTATTGATGGAAAAAATGCGTTTGATGACCCTTCCGGCCGATATGGACTCAGTGAAATTGCCCTCAAGTACATCGGTGGCCTCCTCAAACATGCGAGGGAAACATGCGCGATTCTCGCCTCTTACGTCAATTCATACAAAAGGCTCGTGCCAGGATATGAAGCTCCATGCTATATTTCATGGGCGAACAGGAACCGCAGTGCTCTGATCCGTGTTCCCGCAGGCAGGGGCACTAAGACACGGATTGAACTCAGGAATCCAGATCCTGCTGGAAATCCATATCTGCAATTCGCTGTCATGCTCGCTGCAGGTCTTGATGGAATCGAGAAGGGCATCGAACCCCCAGAACCCGTTGAACGTGATATATATCACATGAGCAAAGAAGAAAGGGAACGACACAACATTGAGAGCCTTCCGGAAAGCCTTGGTGAAGCACTTAGTCTGATGCGTATGAGTAAGTTGGTTAAAGAAACGCTTGGGGATCACATATTCAATCACTATCTCCACATCAAGGGAAAGGAGTGGGATGAATACAGGACCCGCGTTACTGACTGGGAAATCGAAAGATTCCTGAGAGTCCTCTGA
- a CDS encoding nascent polypeptide-associated complex protein — translation MNQLEIRTSPMERLKRFNFCTSITRSENMMPGIGRVNPRQVKQAMKRLGIKAEEIEDVEEVVIRTKTKEYVIKEAAVTLMEVQGQKTFQILGEPEILERKSIAKDEKKKIPSEDVKLVMEQTGCTEEEAIRALTECDDQPAEAILKIMSSR, via the coding sequence ATGAATCAATTGGAAATCAGGACGTCGCCGATGGAGAGACTCAAAAGATTTAACTTCTGTACATCAATCACTCGATCAGAAAACATGATGCCCGGTATTGGTCGAGTGAATCCGCGCCAGGTCAAACAGGCGATGAAACGTCTCGGTATTAAGGCAGAAGAGATCGAGGACGTTGAGGAGGTCGTCATTCGCACGAAAACGAAGGAGTACGTCATCAAAGAAGCTGCAGTGACGCTGATGGAAGTCCAGGGACAAAAGACATTTCAAATCCTTGGTGAACCTGAGATTCTGGAAAGGAAATCAATCGCCAAAGACGAAAAGAAGAAAATCCCTAGTGAGGACGTGAAGTTGGTGATGGAACAGACAGGTTGCACTGAGGAAGAAGCCATTCGTGCCCTCACTGAGTGCGACGATCAGCCTGCGGAAGCAATATTGAAAATCATGTCATCGCGATGA
- a CDS encoding HypC/HybG/HupF family hydrogenase formation chaperone: protein MCLAIPGKIIFIEGNLADVDFGGVLRKVNISLVDARIGEWVMVHAGFAIQTIDEEEAKETLKFWEELLAQS, encoded by the coding sequence ATGTGTCTCGCAATCCCAGGAAAGATTATTTTCATCGAGGGAAATCTGGCTGATGTCGATTTCGGCGGTGTTTTGAGGAAAGTCAATATTTCTCTAGTGGATGCAAGAATTGGCGAATGGGTCATGGTTCATGCCGGATTCGCCATCCAGACAATCGATGAAGAAGAGGCGAAGGAAACGCTCAAGTTCTGGGAAGAATTGCTCGCTCAGTCGTGA
- a CDS encoding class I SAM-dependent methyltransferase has translation MYSRIFDKIAGEYNRWYETHKEIFLCETEAIKSFNLRGLGLEVAIGTGSIASEVGINVGVDPSYPMLLYAKDKGIDVVQALGETLPFKNEIFDFVLISTTLCFVVDRISVMKEVHRVLKGKGRVVVCFIPRDSVWGRYYIEKGRHGHRIYRHARFLSLDEIIELLETSCFVVKKIVSTLRFGPEDEPTIECPMEGIANGGFVCVEAEKK, from the coding sequence ATGTACAGCAGAATTTTCGATAAAATCGCAGGAGAATACAATAGATGGTATGAAACGCACAAAGAAATATTCTTGTGCGAAACAGAAGCAATAAAGAGCTTCAACTTACGGGGCCTTGGCCTTGAGGTCGCCATCGGAACTGGATCAATTGCAAGTGAAGTTGGAATTAATGTAGGAGTTGATCCATCATATCCGATGCTGCTCTATGCAAAAGACAAAGGAATCGATGTTGTTCAGGCTTTAGGGGAAACACTGCCGTTCAAAAACGAAATCTTCGATTTTGTTCTAATTTCGACAACACTATGCTTTGTCGTTGACCGGATATCCGTGATGAAAGAGGTTCACAGGGTCTTGAAGGGAAAAGGAAGGGTTGTTGTCTGCTTCATTCCGAGGGATTCAGTGTGGGGGAGATATTATATTGAAAAAGGTAGGCATGGGCATCGGATTTATCGTCATGCGCGATTCCTCAGCCTTGATGAAATCATTGAGTTATTGGAAACTTCTTGTTTCGTGGTCAAGAAGATTGTCTCGACACTTCGATTCGGTCCTGAAGACGAACCCACTATTGAATGCCCTATGGAGGGCATCGCGAATGGCGGATTTGTTTGTGTCGAAGCCGAAAAAAAGTAA